DNA sequence from the Fusobacterium sp. DD2 genome:
GAGTAGTAAAAAAAGAAAAGAATATGGAGTATGTAGTAGCAGCTAAAACATATGGAGTTTCAGATTTAAGAATACTATATGTGCATATTCTTCCAAATATAGTAAAGCCTATCATGGTATGTTTTACTACTGGTTTTGCAGGAGCAATATTAACAGAAGCAGGACTTGGATATTTAGGACTTGGAATTCAGCCACCATATCCAACTTGGGGTAATATTCTAAATCAATCTCAGTCATACTTTATATCAGCTCCATGGTTTACCATTGCACCAGGTCTGGCTATAATATTTACAGTTTACCAGATGAAAAAATTGGAAAGGAGAGAGACACGATATTGAAACTAGTAGAGATTAAAAACTTAAATGTTGAAATAGATGGAGAAAAACTTCTAAAAAATATAAATTTTTCAATTGATAGTGGAGAGATAGTGGCTCTTGCTGGTGAATCTGGAAGTGGTAAGACACTGACTACAAAATTTATACTTGGAATACTTCCTGAGAGAAGTATTATAAGTTATGATAAATTTGAGAAGACATGCAGAATAGGAGCTGTATTCCAAAATGCTTTTACATCTTTAAATCCCACAGTAAAGATAGGAAGTCAGCTTAAGAGAATATATGAAGGTCACTATGGAAAGAGTAAAGAGTGGGAAGGTAAAGTTCTTGAAATTTTAAGAAAAGTAGGAATAAAAGACAGCAAAGCTGTTTTATCTAAATATCCATTTGAAACAAGTGGAGGAGAAAAGCAGAGAATAGTTATAGCTGGGGCTTTAATTGGAAATCCACAACTTCTGATTGCAGA
Encoded proteins:
- a CDS encoding ATP-binding cassette domain-containing protein — translated: MKLVEIKNLNVEIDGEKLLKNINFSIDSGEIVALAGESGSGKTLTTKFILGILPERSIISYDKFEKTCRIGAVFQNAFTSLNPTVKIGSQLKRIYEGHYGKSKEWEGKVLEILRKVGIKDSKAVLSKYPFETSGGEKQRIVIAGALIGNPQLLIADEVTTALDLRTKNEVIDLFKHIQEKTGISILFISHDLEAIKGFANRVYVTYKGEIVEENSCEEIFKHQSHPYVRRLMELSHKLWVRGE